TAAACCCTCCAAAAACCCTAACCAAAACTTCTACTTATTCATTACCCAATTCGAAATtctcttcaatttcttttttggaACCAAAACCTATATCTAAACCGAAGAAATACCCAAGGATTAATGTAATGGCGACGCAGAATCAACAAACCCACAAAGAAAAATTGTCACTTGACGCCTTAACTAATAGCAGCCGTAAAGATGAGGTGTTTGGTGCTATTAAAGGGTCTTTATCGAATTGTTTATCGGAGACCAATCTTCATTTGACCGTTTCTGGTCTCAAATCAAAAACCAGAGGCAAGGTAgtgtttgtttttcttgtgtaGAACATGTTTTGGATGATAAATTGATTAAAGATGTTTGATTTGGTATTGTAGGTGAGAGATATTTATGATGGTGGGGATTATGTTGTTTTGGTTACAACTGATAGGCAGAGTGCATTTGATAGAATTCTTGCTTCTATTCCCTTCAAAGGCCAGGTATTTGCTGTCCTCTACTGATTAAATGGGATTCTAATATGTCAATGTTCTTTAATTCATGCTTAAAGGCCTATAAATAAGGGTTTTGCTTTCAGGTTCTAAATGAGACTAGTCtgtggtggttcaaccaaacCCAGCATATTACTCAGAACTCTGTCGTTTCGGCTCCTGATAAAAATGTTACCATTGCAAAGAAATGTTCGGTTTTTCCTGTTGAATTTGTGGGTAAGAAGTTGTATGTTTCTTTCACTTTCACGAATTAATATAGCATCTCTCTCTTAAGTTCTACCTTGTTCAGAATAACTTGGTAAATGACCTGAAAACTTGTCTTTATGGAAAACTTCTTATGTTTAAGCTGTACTTTATAAGTGTAAATAAAGTTAATAATATGGAGATACAATAGAGTTCTTGCTTAAGAACGTCCTgtcatccttttttttttttaactttgggtgtaatttgaaaattatgcGAAGGCTTGGACTTCACATTATACAATTAAGTCTAGGAGGTAGATGAAATCCAAAATTATCTGGTTGCATAAGTTTTCTCTAAAGTCTTCTTTGTGGTGCTTTTGTATTTCACATGGGAATGTGAAGGTCAAACAAGATGTAGTTATATCAATCTTCTCATTACAGACAGCAGATCCATAAAATTGTgatagttttaaatgtttgagtTGAGGGTTCCCAACATCCATTCATCAGTTTGCGTTTCTAATATGCAGTCAGAGGCTACGTCACTGGAAGTACTGATACATCATTGTGGACTGTCTACAAAAATGGTGTCCGAAATTACTGTGGCAATTCCCTTCCAGATGGTGTGATTCTCATTTCCTGTATCCATTTCTTTCCCTTCTGAAATCCTGACTATAAAATGCTAGTGGACTGATTTATTACTCTATTGTAGGCTTGGTTAAAAATCAAAAGCTAGCAGTAAATATACTTACTCCAACAACCAAAGCTGCAGATCATGATGTCCCCGTGACTCCAAGGGAGGTTAGATCATATATTCAAATTTGAACTTCTAATTTTAGCAATATAGACTGGATTTCTTACTTAGGCCTTCTAATTCTTTATAGAATATTGTTGTTTTGGTCTTATCAGCTGGTGTCTTAGTTTTCTCATTTAGTTTATTTGCCTTGCAGATAATTGAGCGTGGGCTAATGACTAAAGCTGATTATGAAGAGGCGAGTATGAAAGCTCTGAGCTTATTTGAGTATGGGCAGGTGAGTTCTAACATCTCCACTGAAGATGATAGAAGTAGACGCTTGGTCAAATCATTAAAGAAATTCTATTTATAGAATATGGCAGTCTGATTGATAAGATGGATCTCAAGTTTTCAAGTTCAGTTAGAGTTAATTTTTAGTCTCTTTGAccagatatttttttaattcaaattcaaaGCAACTAAGATATGTTTCAAGGAGAATTTTCGGGTTCTATGTTGTGGAAAATATTCattggttgatttttttttagaaaaaatgggCAATATAATTCTCATTTCTTTTGACTTGCAGCGAGTAGCTCTAGAGCATGGCTTGATATTAGTAGACACaaaatatgaatttggaaaGAGCACTGATGGTTCAGTTCTTCTCATTGACGAGGTTTGAAACAATTTTTATATCATATTCCTTGATCTCACTCTCTCTTTACACGCATATGGAGGCATAAACTTATGCATGTACCCTGCAACTAGGTCAAAATGAGTTTAGTATCTTGTATTGCGATGATAGGTGCATACACCTGACTCGAGTAGATACTGGATTGCCCATTCTTATGAGGAACGGTTTCAGAAGGGTCTTGAACCTGAAAATGTCGATAAGGTATGTTATCTACTTTAAGTTTGcttttcgtattatttgtacATTTGCTAGTGCAATTATGTGCCACTATCTGCTTCTTCGTGTGAGATTATGTCTAAAACAAATTTGGGTGGCTTAAACTGTTGGTACTGTTGATCAATGGTGATGTATGTCAAATTTGCAATTGTAACATAAATGTTGACATTTTGCAGGAGTTCTTGAGGTTGTGGTTCAAGGATCACTGTAACCCATATGAAGATGAGGCAAGTCTACCTAAGAAATTTAGTTAGATATGTTTGAGATTTTTGTGAATGCCGTCTTGCGTTTTATGTCTTAATCGCTGATGCAAATTTCAGATCCTTCCTGAGGCTCCTGATGAGCTTGTTTGTGAGCTAGCATGGAGGTTAGTTGTTTACACCACTACCTATATTTAGTTTATTCAATAAACACATTTAAATGATTAATGGATGTTTAGTGGCTTGACGATGCTCTGTCCGACGGACGTCTACAAGCAAATTTTTTGTTAACAATAATTTCTTaccttttttaaatattagtcAATCATATTCTCTTAATTTGTGACactaattttttcttcttcttacagatatatatttttgtatgaGACTATaactaaatcaaaatttgaGTTGCCATCTACAGAGGTAAATGTGACTGAGAATATGTTGATTTGTTATAGGATTATGCACATAATTTGTTCATTTGTGCTAGTAAAATTGCATTATGACAGACTGTATTATCTTCATGCAGGAACCGATACACGATAGAATCTCAAGGAATGTCGAACTAGCATTATCTTccctaaaatgataaaattccAATCTCGAGCTTCCCTGATTGAGATTAGAGGAAGAACTGCAGGCGTGATGACCTTCAAGGAATTGCGTCTTGAAATGTGGTAACAGTTGGTTAGCAGGTTTCTTTGAATAGACAAGATTATGAGGAATCCCTGTTCAACTCCACATGTAACAAATAATGATCCTTTGTCTGACTGTTCATGTTTTTATTAAAGAATGATTTGTTCCAATTAATTGAATTCATCTCATGTTTGCTCTCTGAAATACCCTATTGAATCTCATGAGAACATATGATCATATTTGTTCTTCATATGGTCTTCCATTCggaacattttgtttttttagggGAAATAAGAAAAAGATCTCGTGCAAAATTCTTGGAAGATAATGGATAAAGTTTTTGTGAATTCGTTGCTCTGATGATATCATAGTGTGGGTATAGGAGAGAAGAATAAGCTGGAAAGATTTGGCTGTCCCTGTCTTGAAATTTATACTGGTTGGAGTTGAAAATGGTGTCTTGACATTTGGTATTATCAAtctgtaatatatatatatatatatatatatatatatatatatatatatatatatatattaccagGTGGAAACTGAGAATGGGAGGAGGTGTAAGTTTGTTTGGGTACTGGGTGAGTGCCTTTCCCCTGAGAGAGGGCCATTGAAACTGAAAGGAATTTAGTACGAGTATATTGAAGAGAATCTTCAAACAAGACTCTTTGCTTCTGCAATACAATCCTGTTTACAAAAAATTCTTATCCTTTTACATGAAGATACAATCCtgtttacaaaaaaatcatatcCTTTTACATGAAGATACAGTCCTGTTTATATGGAAAGGAATTCTGTGGAGGTACAAAAGTAAACTATGGGGACATTGCTGCAGGATGGATTAGAAAATGGGCTCGAGTAGTTGCTGTGCAGCTGATTGATGCAGAGACTATGCCTGCGCTCAACACTTGGTTTGCCTGGAACTTCCCACTGTAAAAGATTGTGTGCCTCCATCAGAAAAACTGCTAGAGCACAACAGGGGTTTTCACAAGATATTGACTGCTGCATTCAACTTGAAGCCCTGGTCAGCAGTTATATCTACACTTCCCTTGTGGTTTTCAATACACAAAACATGATATGGAAATAAATCATGTGCAATGTATGAAGCTACTAATACATCACATATAGTTGTTAATTCAAAAAAGTTACCATATCTGTTTAGGATTCTGCAGTTGTTACGAAAATACATGTACTGGCATCTTTGCCATCATACTTGACGCTCTGACTCTGTACTGATGGCTTTGTTAGTACACTTAACATTAACAGTGTAGATATCCAGATTAATTTTTCAGTTGTTAAGCTGGCATGGGTTGCTAATTGTTGCCATGGATCATGATCTCAACTTAACATGTTGGATTTGGCCATCGTTATTTGTTACCTTTCTCCCCCTCCTTCTAGACATAAACTTACATGAAGAATCTAGAAGATGGTCTCCAGGGGAGGTGATTCCTTCAGAGGCAAAAGCAGCATTCAGGACATTGCTGGCACATTGCTCAAACTGCATTTGATATTGTGGGTGAAAGATCTTCCTTTGCTTAATGTCCAGAACACTGCTTTTGCCTCTAGAGATCATTTGTACGAGGAATAATTAGCTGATAATCATGATTGAAACATAAACATTGCCGTCCGCTAGTCTCTGCTGGAATCTGCTACGATGGCAAGTATATCTAACTAATTAACAGGATGAGTAAAAGCCTTGAATAAGGGCAGACGTCTCATCATCCATCTCAATCTTATCCTTCTCCATCATCTTAACAATGTTTGCAATTTCTCTCTGAGCATGGAGGTGCATCCTAAGCATTAGTTTGTACAGTGGCAAATTTGCAAGACCATAGTGATGAATAACCCGAATAAAGTGATTTGCATCTTCAAAATTCCTGTTCCTCTCCAAGTGCTCTGCAATAGCCATAAGAATACCATGTGATGGTCTCCAATGACACTGTTTCAACATGGCCAATGCCTGCTTCATGGCAGTGATGGCTTTGTCCATCATTTGACTCTTGACATACCCCTCCATCAGAATCTCCCATGTTTTATAATTTGGGCAGCCACCCCTCTCCAGCGTATGTTCATGAAGTGACTGGGCTTTGTGTATCAGTCCCTTCCTAACATATGCACCGAGAAGAACATTGGAAACTCTAATATCATACTTCCTACAATTAGACTCCCATTCTTTAAACACTTTCTCGGCTTCTGCAACCTCACCTATCTTTACCAAGCACGACAACACACATATATAGTCGGCACAGCTTATTCTCCCACCAACTCCTTTACTGGCTTCCCAAACCCGCCGAACTCCAACATTATTCTTCAAGGACGAATACTGCGTAATAAGGAATATATAACCGAGCCTATTACTAGTAGACAGCTTCTTCTCCGCAAAATTAAGCGCTACAAGAGCTTTATCAACTAAACCTTCTTTCAAATAAACATTAGCCAAAGTAGACAAAGTACTCCATCCAACTTGAACATTTTCATCATTAGCCATTTCCTTATAAACCAACTCCACTTTACCAACCTCTCGCATCTCACCAAACGAACTCATCCAAAGATTATACGAAAGAACATCTAACGGAATTTTATTCCGCTTCATTTGTTCGATCACAAGCAACACTTTCTCATACTGCGAAGTAGCTATATAAAGCTTCATAATCTCATTAAACGGATGGCAATTCACAACCAATCCTAGCTCATTCAAGTTCTTCATAAGAGCCTCAGCTTTAACAATGTCTCTATCTTTAACATAACCACGAAGTAGAGCTAAGGAGGCAGCTTTTCGTGTTGCGGGATCATGCcgtaaattattaaaatactctTCAGCCTCATTTAAGCCTTGCACATtcataattaattctaatttcaTTGCGTAATCGGATACCGACATGCGAAAACCCTTCTGTGTTTCCATCCATTTAAATATCTATACATAATAATAACACTATTATAGAGCAGAATAACAAATACTAACTATAATGATAATAAATGAAAGGAAAGGGATTAAACGGAGGAACCTCGAGGGCGTGGTTGTAACGCTTAGATTTGAAGAGCAATTGAGAGATGTATCTGAGCTGTGAAACTTTGACCTTGTTGCCCTTATCGATCCAATTTTGAAGTATAGAGATTGGGGTTAATCCCGGGAGTTTGACTctcaaaatttgatttttaagattggaattattattattattatttgtgctTTTCATGGAAGATTCAGTGAGGCTACGGACTGGCGAAGAGCGTGAGGACTTGAAGAACATTGAGAAATTTCTACTGATTTGAGAAACCCATTTTTGATTGCTTACTTCACTTCTCAAACTAAAAACTGAGCGAACCGCCATCGCCATAGAAGCAAAAGCAAGCGCTGCTTTTTATGGTATATTTTTGGCGCGTGTCCATTTTTTAACAACTTCGAGTCAAACGACACTGTTTAGCCGCTTCAAGTTCAAACGACATAATTAAACACCTTCGTCTTTTTGCACGCAAAGTGTTTGTAGAAATGTGCAACAGAGAATGTGCGGGGAAAAATCTTTTCTTGCCTAGCACGACCTGTCTCTTtatctctctctttttcttttcacttgattttctttaaaattcttACATAACGAGTATTACTTTCATCAGTTTGATCTTCGAATGAAAAAATACGAATGGCTAGCTACTCTAGTAAGTCATTACaactggattttttttttgagttaaaGCTTTAAGTATCACAGtcttaactaaattttaatttcgatACTAATAATTCAATTTGGCCATATGTCCTGCGCAGTGCCGGCGGCAGTTTCTATCATCGGCGATCAACGGGAGAGATTGGCGCCGGGAAATATCTACATTTCAGCCAGACCTTAATCGTGATAAATGTAACAAGCTCTTTGCTAAAAACTTTATCCTAACAAATAATAACCTAATGTTTTTCATTActcatttctaattaataattaagttttttttttggcttttaAGTTTTACACAGTTGTAGAAGTGTTGCTATTGGTCAAATTAATGGTTTAGAGACAGCCAAAATGCAGTTGTTAAAGTGCAGATATATTCATGCCACAGGTTTTTCTATGATACCAATTTTAGGATTTATATTGACTGACTGCAACTGATATTttgttgtttaattattttttaaatgaatttgtAGGAAGTTGTAATGCAAAGGAACCGAGTTACTATGAAATACTTGGAGTTTCTGAAAATGCTAGCCAGGATGATATTAAAAAGGCTTTTCACTCTGTGGGTTCTTCTCTTTTTGAACATTCTATTAATTGCTTTGAcaagaaaatttattttgtttgcaGTTTTTAGTTGTATTATGAATTTATGATCTTCTGTTGAAAACAGACACGACGCTTATTCTCTGATTATGCTGCCTCTTTTTGTATATATGATGCAGCTTGCTAAGAAATACCACCCAGACACAAATAAGAATAATCCTTCTGCAAAAAGGAAATTTCAAGAGATACGGGAAGCCTATGAGGTCGATGTCAATTCATTTCTACATAGAACATGCTCTTCTTACTTATTTGGTGCTTTTATGCAATTCTTTAGtgttttttcttctatttttttttctctcagtACGATATATGCCCGAATTCTTATTCTTAGTTATATATGATACTGATGTTCATTGTTTTCCCCTGTAATTTAGACGCTGAAAGATTCTGAGAAGAGGACACAATATGACATGGTGGTGAGAACTCTCTTTGTTTTTGCCTTTTGCTCTATGTATAGTTTCCAGTGCttttgtattgttttttttCCATGTTACATATTGCAAAAACTGTCTCTAGATGAACCTGTTTgtgaaaaatgattttaaactaatttattttctctttatgTCCTTATGAAGAGGCATGCCAGAAGCTCAGAGAAAGAAGGACATGGTGCAGATTCTGCAGACTATGCCGATTGGTTTGGACGTGGTTCTGAAAATGCTGCAAGGTTTAGACATGGTGCTGGTAGTGGAAGGGGGTTTTCATATTCCTACCAAACTAATTTCTCTGATTCATTCCACAAAATTTTCTCAGAGGTAATATACGTGACATGTTATATCCGTCATcttgtcattttatttttctgacACGTTGGATCCTAAAACTACAAATCATTTCTTTCTTTGCAGATCTTTGAAGATGCCGATCAGGGCGCATCTGACATACAGGTGACTTGGTTTTCTTTTCATCCCAATGCTTATAACATACAGGCACCTATTGTTATGAACTGAAATACTTGTATTAAGCATTGATATATAGGTGGAGCTGGTGCTCTCTTTTATTGAAGCTACAAGAGGGTGTACTAAGCACTTGTCTGTCAATTCATTTATTCCGTGTTATTCGTGTGGTGAGTAAATCTCTAGGGTTTTATGGTAATAGTATTGCTTTTCAAAAGTTCTCTTACCAAAAGTGCAGTTGATGTCAATGAATCCATGTCTGTTTTCTGCACTATGCTGTTTATTTTTTGTCTAGACTTGAATGTTATAAGTGGGACTATGTTGTTTGGTTAGCATATATTGCATTTATTGAAAACACTCTTGCACTGAATAATTCTTTTATGATACCCATGTATTTCTTTTCCAATTTGTGTACGAAATTTTCAATCAGTTATAGCTATAGAAAACGATTGACTCTTAGTAATTTAGAATCTAACATTAGGTAATTGTAGATGGTTGTGAATTCTGAACATGTGATTAATATTAGATCAACGTGTAATCTGAAAGACTAGGATTGGTATTTTTTCCGAAAAGATCATTAAATAAGGTTTTCTTGGTAGACTAACAAAATATGAAGAAACGGAAACAACCACATTTAAGTAGAACAATGCTTTGTTCTTAGTTCTCTTTAGATAGattctttaataatttattatttttctcaaGTTCCTGTCATATCACTTAATGCAGATGGCCGTGGTTTTCCTAGTGGTGCCAAAACAAGAGTATGCTCAACTTGCAGAGGCATAGGAAAAGTAAGTTTCTTGAAATTCTATACATGAGAATTAGTGATATAATCATCATGGAAGGTTCACTTTGTTTTAAAGAATagtttcttctttcttcttttgtTCTTTATGGTAACATACTAAATCATTGAACAGGTCACAATTCCTCCATTTACGTCAGCATGTAGCACCTGTAAAGGGTCTGGCCGAATCATTGAGGTTAGATGTGAACTCTGGAAAACAAGTTTAATTCTTCCATCGAACTACTATTCATGGTTGGAAACATTTGGTACAGGAATGCTGCATGTCATGTAGAGGGTCAGGAGTGGTTGATGGTGTTAAAGAAGTCCAAGTTGCTGTACCTGCAGGTTGGTTTTCATAGTTTTTGTGATGAAACAGAGGTGCGCTGGACCAAATTTTGGGTTCAAATTTTAGCACTTTTCCAATGTAAAGGAAGTCATTTGAATAACTTCATGGACTTACTCATGAAAATTGTAGACTTCTTATCGTAATAGCTGGCCAAATAGAATTTTGTGGAGAACGCATCCACAGTGAGGCATAATGAAACAACTGCCTGGAATTTTGAGAATTATTTTGGAAGGTTATCCTCGGGATTCCCCTTATAATTAATTACGGGAAGTCCTTTTCCTTATTTAGATCCTACAGAAAATGCtctgtttttaaataaactataaaacttcttttttttttatcaaacataatatccTTACTAGGATACACTTTGGTTTCTATATCGGAACTAATAATTAGTCCCTATCTGTTGAGCGACCTAGATATTTAAATGGAGGACACATTTCAACATGCAGTCCAATTGAAAGTATAATTCACCCGCAAAGTGCTGTATAGTGAGCCTAAAAGGAGACGTGGATGGTTcctactttttatttttattttttgcatgtTAGTTATCTTTATCTTTTATGATAAAAATGTACTGTTCATGCTGCTGTTATTGAGcctcatttaaatttattcatttcttatttttttttaattaatgggTCAGGTGTCGCTTCTGGAGATACAATCCGTGTGCCAGGAGGTGGCAACTTTGGTGGACGAGGACGTCAACCTGGAAACTTATTCATCAATCTTAAGGTACTTGGCATCATATCGTATTTTCTCTTTTCGATAAAAGGAGGTTTAGTAAAGTTTTACAGATCTTGAGTTTCCTTCTTTCGGTTTATCTGTATGTCTGTCATGAGCTATCCGACTTGAGAAAGTTTTGTTTGCCTGTGAACTCTTGAATAGAAAGGTTTAAACCATAAAAAAGCCCATGTACTTTCAAATTTGTGTTTATTTGGTTCTTTTTCAAAGTTATAATTCAATAGGTCCCTATgctattcttttttttatctaatggGTCCTTTATGGACGAAAGTAGTGAGCATGTCGCTTAGTTGCCGTTAAgcactttcaaatttttatttatctgtcCCTCTCCAACGTTGATGATGTAGCCCATTTTTCCAACTTGTCGAGTTAGGTGGACATTTAAATTTGGTTTCATGCGCGTTTCACGGTGAGTATAATGTACGCTCCTTCTCCGTCAAAAAAACGAcctataaattcaaaataattaccCGGAATATATAAAGACAGTAGTTTGAAAAGAGGACCAGATAAATAATGAATTTATGTACAGGGCCTTAAGATGGGTTTGGTTTGGCCGACTAGGAAATGGTGGTGAAACtgtgtttttatattaaaatctgCATTTTATTGCAAAATACAGCTGTATGTATCCATCCTGATTTCCCTTGTATTGCTCTTTAATTTTTAAGGCATATGGAACTTTTATATAGTCTCCATTGACCAATTCTTTTGTGTTATGAACTCTTAGGATGCCACTGAAAGAGTTACAGTATTAGTtatgtttttgttgttttccGTTCTCAAacttaaattgaactcttttgtatttttcattttttaatactGCAGGTTGCTGATGATCCAGTCTTTTCTAGGGATGGGGCAGATGTCTATGTAGATGCAAATATTAGTTTTACGCAGGTGCGAATAGAAATTATATGTCAAAGTGAATTCAATTGATAAGGTATATCCAGCTGCAATTAAATTTTACTTGTGTCCAGTGAGCATGAAAGTGCATCATCCCTGTTTATGCAAATCCCTTTTGCTTCACTGGTTTAGCAAATCTATCTATCTGAATTTCTTCTTTTTGTGATAGTGCGTACGTGACTGCAAGGCATTAATATGAGGCATATGAATTTGAAATCTAAAATAATCtgtaaatgttatatttttatcctGTCTAAACTTAATTGGTTTTGATGATCAATGACTAGTATTTAATAATGTGGATGAAGTAGGGGGACTAGAAAAATTGTATGATGGTTGCTTGCCTACTCAATGCCTCTTAACCAATTGACATTGCTAATCTTTTGCCTTTAAGAACATTCTTATTACTAATAAGAACAAATACCGAATTCCTTGACGTAGTCGACAAATTTTCTGTTCAGATTTTAACTATATTTGTAAATAAGTAGAGGTCTTTCCTTTCTCTCTTACAGGCCATCCTTGGTGGTAAGGTTGATGTTCCAACTTTGACCGGAATGTTCCAAGTAAAGGTGATAACTATTCTCCTGCATATGCTTTATTTTTTTCACTCAACAATAATTGAAGGGAAATATTTAGCCTGTGTGTTCCTGAAGGTGTCTGCTCCAACTATAATTTTGTAAAGGTGGCTGTTAGTATTACAGGGGATGCCTTATGAGAGGTTAGGGGGATTAATATGTATggctttaaaattatttttgattgttTGTGGATCAAATTTAGATCGGCAAAATGAAGACTTTGAGCTTTTTTGTGAATAATGCCAAAGGTATTGCTTTTGCTTATAGGCATCTggtgaaaatttaaaatgatttgcCTGCATTTGTGGCAAAATCTGAAAAGGCAAGGATGTAGACTGGGTAATACTAATTGACGACGAACTTGAAATGTTAAAAATATGGTTGCCGCATCAAATATGTTAACCCCTTAATTGATCCCTTCCCTATAATTTCAACCTGTGCTCTAGTTGTTTCTACAATTCCAGCATTTCTTTGTTGTTCTTTTGACGCAAAATTGATATTATGTATTATTATAAATGCCCTTTTAGATACCGAAGGGGGTTCAGCCTGGACAACTTTTAGTACTAAGAGGCAAAGGTTTTCTCTCTAGACCTTCGAATCTACTTTAGTATATCTCGAATATTGACTTACATTTCTAAGTTTCTGTAGGGATACCAAAGCCTGGTTTTCTTGTAGACCATGGTGACCAATTTGTGCGATTTCGCATTAATTTCCCCACGTAAGCTCTTTTTTTCACTTCTTTGTTCTCTAGGGGAATTTGTTAACTTCTTGTCTCTTTCATATGAAAAAATGAGTTGTATTTTGATATCCAAATGCTACAGTTATGCTAAAGTTAGTTTCCAATTTCAACTGTtctaaaatatgaaatatgCTCTATGATTTATACAAAGTACTTAGCCACGACAGTAATTCTGATACGAAGTAGTGCTTAACAAGAGTAACATAGAAAGTTGAGCTTAGCTCATGGGGCAGCATCATAAATAAATTGCTGTTGTAATTTGGAATCTAGGGTATCTAATTCAGAGGTGGAAAGAATTCATAGAGCACTCTAAACTTCGTAACATAAACTA
This region of Mercurialis annua linkage group LG1-X, ddMerAnnu1.2, whole genome shotgun sequence genomic DNA includes:
- the LOC126664375 gene encoding chaperone protein dnaJ 1, mitochondrial-like isoform X1, with protein sequence MKKYEWLATLCRRQFLSSAINGRDWRREISTFQPDLNRDKFLHSCRSVAIGQINGLETAKMQLLKCRYIHATGSCNAKEPSYYEILGVSENASQDDIKKAFHSLAKKYHPDTNKNNPSAKRKFQEIREAYETLKDSEKRTQYDMVRHARSSEKEGHGADSADYADWFGRGSENAARFRHGAGSGRGFSYSYQTNFSDSFHKIFSEIFEDADQGASDIQVELVLSFIEATRGCTKHLSVNSFIPCYSCDGRGFPSGAKTRVCSTCRGIGKVTIPPFTSACSTCKGSGRIIEECCMSCRGSGVVDGVKEVQVAVPAGVASGDTIRVPGGGNFGGRGRQPGNLFINLKVADDPVFSRDGADVYVDANISFTQAILGGKVDVPTLTGMFQVKIPKGVQPGQLLVLRGKGIPKPGFLVDHGDQFVRFRINFPTALNQRQRAILEEFAQEEINNENGTSSEGNWWQHLIEHVMGPTFMVEFSVVIIILLFLHKITG
- the LOC126664375 gene encoding chaperone protein dnaJ 1, mitochondrial-like isoform X4, with product MKKYEWLATLCRRQFLSSAINGRDWRREISTFQPDLNRDKFLHSCRSVAIGQINGLETAKMQLLKCRYIHATGSCNAKEPSYYEILGVSENASQDDIKKAFHSLAKKYHPDTNKNNPSAKRKFQEIREAYETLKDSEKRTQYDMVRHARSSEKEGHGADSADYADWFGRGSENAARFRHGAGSGRGFSYSYQTNFSDSFHKIFSEIFEDADQGASDIQVELVLSFIEATRGCTKHLSVNSFIPCYSCDGRGFPSGAKTRVCSTCRGIGKVTIPPFTSACSTCKGSGRIIEECCMSCRGSGVVDGVKEVQVAVPAGVASGDTIRVPGGGNFGGRGRQPGNLFINLKVADDPVFSRDGADVYVDANISFTQAILGGKVDVPTLTGMFQVKRIKSTPACHFRRICPGGDKQ
- the LOC126664375 gene encoding chaperone protein dnaJ 1, mitochondrial-like isoform X2, with protein sequence MKKYEWLATLCRRQFLSSAINGRDWRREISTFQPDLNRDKFLHSCRSVAIGQINGLETAKMQLLKCRYIHATGSCNAKEPSYYEILGVSENASQDDIKKAFHSLAKKYHPDTNKNNPSAKRKFQEIREAYETLKDSEKRTQYDMVRHARSSEKEGHGADSADYADWFGRGSENAARFRHGAGSGRGFSYSYQTNFSDSFHKIFSEIFEDADQGASDIQVELVLSFIEATRGCTKHLSVNSFIPCYSCDGRGFPSGAKTRVCSTCRGIGKVTIPPFTSACSTCKGSGRIIEECCMSCRGSGVVDGVKEVQVAVPAGVASGDTIRVPGGGNFGGRGRQPGNLFINLKVADDPVFSRDGADVYVDANISFTQAILGGKVDVPTLTGMFQVKIPKGVQPGQLLVLRGKGIPKPGFLVDHGDQFVRFRINFPTALNQRQRAILEEFAQEEINNENGTSSEGNWLYQQLSTG
- the LOC126664375 gene encoding chaperone protein dnaJ 1, mitochondrial-like isoform X3; its protein translation is MKKYEWLATLCRRQFLSSAINGRDWRREISTFQPDLNRDKFLHSCRSVAIGQINGLETAKMQLLKCRYIHATGSCNAKEPSYYEILGVSENASQDDIKKAFHSLAKKYHPDTNKNNPSAKRKFQEIREAYETLKDSEKRTQYDMVRHARSSEKEGHGADSADYADWFGRGSENAARFRHGAGSGRGFSYSYQTNFSDSFHKIFSEIFEDADQGASDIQVELVLSFIEATRGCTKHLSVNSFIPCYSCDGRGFPSGAKTRVCSTCRGIGKVTIPPFTSACSTCKGSGRIIEECCMSCRGSGVVDGVKEVQVAVPAGVASGDTIRVPGGGNFGGRGRQPGNLFINLKVADDPVFSRDGADVYVDANISFTQAILGGKVDVPTLTGMFQVKIPKGVQPGQLLVLRGKGIPKPGFLVDHGDQFVRFRINFPTALNQRQRAILEEFAQEEINNENGTSSEGN